Proteins encoded in a region of the Candidatus Poribacteria bacterium genome:
- a CDS encoding hydantoinase B/oxoprolinase family protein — MSTDPIKLELYKNMLTSVAEEMGVTLQRTAFSPNIKERLDFSCAVFDNTGKMVAQAAHIPVHLGSMPLSVLAAIAHTEMVPGDMIALNDPYRGGTHLPDITLVAPVFSDGDMEKWKDGRKSEWKDRRDPQSSSLPVFQSSIRPVFFVANRAHHADVGGMSPGSMPIATSVIQEGIRIPPVKLIRGGELDTDLWEFILANVRTPGERRGDMEAQLAANRVGERCLQEMVGKYGAPEITEYMQELCAYASRMVRARLREIPNGRYMYADVLDNDGITDESIEIRVAIEIEDDTAVVDFTGTAKQVRGSVNAIYAITLSAVFYAFRCIAGADVPANAGCLEPIRVVAPEGTVVNAKFPAAVAGGNVETSQRIVDVLLGALAQACPDQIPAASSGTMNNLTIGGYDVSRGKDFTYYETIAGGMGARPNRDGIDAIHTHMTNTMNTPIEAIETNYPMQVAAYSIRRGTGGAGKFRGGAGVVRALRLLTDAEVTILSDRRTQCPYGLQGGEPGKPGRNVLISGGAEQPLSGKVSTSTNEGDIIRIETPGGGGYGKKETANS; from the coding sequence ATGAGCACTGATCCTATCAAACTTGAGCTTTACAAAAATATGCTGACCTCCGTTGCCGAGGAGATGGGCGTAACGCTACAACGCACGGCATTCTCACCGAATATCAAGGAACGGCTTGATTTTTCGTGTGCCGTGTTTGATAACACGGGTAAAATGGTTGCACAAGCCGCTCATATTCCTGTGCATCTCGGTTCCATGCCACTTTCGGTGCTCGCTGCGATTGCCCATACAGAAATGGTGCCTGGTGATATGATTGCCCTTAATGATCCATATCGCGGTGGCACCCATCTACCCGATATTACGCTCGTCGCGCCCGTTTTCTCAGATGGAGATATGGAAAAATGGAAGGATGGGAGGAAATCTGAATGGAAGGATAGACGGGACCCCCAGTCTTCCAGTCTTCCAGTCTTTCAATCTTCTATCCGCCCCGTCTTCTTTGTTGCGAATCGTGCACATCACGCCGACGTGGGTGGAATGTCCCCTGGTTCCATGCCAATTGCGACGAGTGTCATTCAGGAAGGGATCCGAATTCCACCCGTTAAACTCATTCGAGGCGGGGAATTGGATACTGACCTCTGGGAATTTATTCTCGCGAATGTCCGCACGCCTGGGGAACGCCGTGGTGATATGGAAGCACAACTCGCTGCGAACCGTGTGGGTGAACGGTGCCTACAGGAGATGGTGGGTAAATATGGCGCGCCAGAAATTACGGAATACATGCAGGAACTCTGTGCGTATGCGAGTCGAATGGTCAGGGCACGCCTTCGGGAAATCCCGAACGGACGCTACATGTATGCTGATGTACTTGATAATGACGGCATCACCGATGAATCTATTGAGATACGGGTCGCGATTGAGATCGAAGATGATACCGCAGTGGTTGATTTCACTGGCACGGCGAAACAGGTTCGAGGTTCAGTTAACGCTATTTACGCGATTACGCTTTCCGCTGTTTTTTATGCCTTTCGATGTATTGCTGGTGCAGATGTTCCTGCCAATGCTGGGTGTTTAGAACCGATCCGAGTCGTCGCGCCAGAGGGAACCGTTGTGAATGCAAAGTTTCCGGCTGCGGTTGCGGGCGGAAATGTCGAAACATCGCAACGTATTGTTGATGTCCTGCTCGGGGCATTGGCGCAAGCCTGTCCTGATCAGATTCCCGCTGCGAGTTCCGGCACCATGAATAACCTTACAATAGGTGGGTATGATGTTTCGCGCGGAAAGGACTTTACGTATTACGAAACGATTGCAGGCGGCATGGGAGCACGCCCAAACCGAGACGGAATTGATGCCATCCATACGCATATGACGAATACGATGAATACACCGATAGAGGCGATCGAGACGAATTACCCGATGCAGGTGGCGGCATACTCAATTAGACGTGGAACAGGCGGGGCAGGGAAATTCCGAGGGGGTGCAGGAGTTGTTCGAGCACTGCGACTTCTCACAGATGCCGAGGTCACCATCCTTTCTGATCGCCGAACGCAGTGTCCCTACGGGCTGCAAGGCGGTGAACCCGGAAAACCGGGGCGTAATGTGCTAATTTCCGGTGGAGCAGAGCAGCCATTGTCGGGTAAGGTGTCCACTTCCACAAATGAAGGGGACATCATTCGGATAGAGACACCGGGCGGTGGTGGATACGGAAAGAAAGAGACAGCGAACTCTTGA